One window from the genome of Thermaerobacter marianensis DSM 12885 encodes:
- the hemL gene encoding glutamate-1-semialdehyde 2,1-aminomutase — MDAGDERRTARSRELWERARQLLPGGVSSPVRAFAAVGGTPRFIDRAKGPYLTDVDGVRYVDYVMAWGPLILGHAHPAVVEAVQQRALLGTAYGAPTEVELALAEAIRAAIPSMERVRFVNSGTEATMSALRLARAYTGRDKIVKFAGCYHGHADSLLVEAGSGVLTLGLPGSPGVTAGAAGDTWVLPYNDVEAVEALFARHGETVAAVIVEPIAGNMGVVPPLPDFLPTLRRLTREAGALLIFDEVITGFRVAYGGAQALLGVEPDLTCLGKIIGGGLPVGAYGGRAEIMERVAPAGPVYQAGTLSGNPLAMAAGLATLEVLRQPGTYQRLERQAARLAAGLEAEARAQGVPYCLQRVGSMWTGFFHPGPLRNLDEVRRADAAFYARYFHGMLREGVYLPPSAFEAAFVSLAHTDQDIDFTLEAHARALRRARQ, encoded by the coding sequence ATGGACGCAGGGGACGAGCGCCGGACCGCCCGGTCCCGGGAGCTTTGGGAGCGGGCGCGCCAGCTGTTGCCCGGCGGGGTGAGCAGCCCGGTCCGGGCCTTTGCCGCCGTGGGCGGCACGCCTCGCTTCATCGACCGGGCCAAGGGGCCCTACCTGACGGACGTGGACGGCGTCCGCTACGTGGACTACGTCATGGCCTGGGGGCCGCTGATCCTCGGCCACGCCCACCCGGCGGTGGTGGAGGCCGTCCAGCAGCGGGCACTCCTGGGCACCGCCTACGGCGCCCCCACCGAGGTCGAACTGGCCCTGGCCGAGGCCATCCGCGCGGCCATTCCCTCCATGGAGCGGGTTCGCTTCGTCAACTCCGGCACCGAGGCGACGATGAGCGCCCTGCGCCTGGCCCGGGCGTACACGGGGCGGGACAAGATCGTCAAGTTCGCCGGTTGCTACCACGGCCACGCCGACAGCCTGCTGGTCGAGGCGGGCTCCGGGGTGCTCACCCTGGGCTTGCCGGGCTCCCCCGGGGTGACGGCGGGGGCCGCCGGGGACACCTGGGTTCTTCCGTACAACGATGTGGAAGCGGTCGAGGCGCTCTTTGCGCGACATGGCGAGACCGTGGCCGCGGTGATCGTCGAGCCCATCGCCGGCAACATGGGCGTGGTCCCGCCCCTGCCGGACTTCCTTCCCACCCTGCGGCGGCTGACCCGGGAAGCCGGGGCGCTGCTGATCTTCGACGAGGTCATCACGGGGTTCCGGGTGGCGTACGGCGGGGCCCAGGCGCTCTTGGGCGTCGAGCCCGACCTGACGTGCCTGGGCAAGATCATCGGCGGCGGGCTGCCCGTGGGCGCCTACGGCGGCCGGGCGGAGATCATGGAGCGGGTGGCGCCGGCGGGCCCGGTCTACCAGGCGGGCACCCTCTCCGGCAACCCCCTGGCCATGGCCGCGGGCCTGGCCACCCTGGAGGTGCTGCGCCAGCCGGGCACCTACCAGCGCCTGGAGCGCCAGGCGGCGCGGCTGGCGGCGGGGCTGGAGGCCGAAGCGCGGGCCCAGGGCGTGCCCTACTGCCTGCAGCGGGTGGGTTCCATGTGGACCGGGTTCTTCCATCCGGGGCCACTGCGCAACCTCGACGAGGTGCGCCGGGCCGATGCCGCCTTCTACGCCCGCTACTTCCACGGCATGCTGCGGGAGGGCGTGTACCTGCCGCCGTCGGCCTTCGAGGCGGCCTTCGTCTCCCTGGCCCACACGGACCAGGACATCGACTTCACCCTCGAAGCCCACGCCCGCGCCCTGCGGCGCGCCCGGCAGTGA
- a CDS encoding S1C family serine protease encodes MLQPFGWETAIVDVLERVRPFLVHVAGTDRKRQSTAFGTGVVFDHWHVICNAQTVDDAAEVVVTLPGGAKVDASVVGSDPVYFIAVLRLAERFPGPLPVWRPTAELQVGQFVVAVGYPLNLQINATFGIISTVDMTLYRPDRIPVDGLIVTQAPMHPGNTGGPLVMLDGTVAGINGIPWSHGMNLAVQGDVVRRVVNQIIEFGRATHPWLGFSGQPEVVDPALAQLFALPVDRGLVVGHVADNGPGKRAGIKPFDMVVRADDQPVVHAGSIRKVLAYRRPGERARLTVLRGGELIELEFPVEEIPRLASAS; translated from the coding sequence ATGCTCCAACCTTTCGGATGGGAAACGGCCATTGTCGATGTCCTGGAGCGGGTGCGGCCTTTCCTGGTCCACGTGGCGGGGACCGACCGCAAGCGGCAGAGTACGGCCTTCGGGACGGGCGTGGTCTTCGACCACTGGCACGTCATCTGCAACGCCCAGACGGTGGATGACGCTGCCGAGGTGGTGGTGACCCTGCCTGGCGGGGCCAAGGTGGACGCCTCGGTGGTGGGGAGCGACCCCGTGTACTTCATCGCCGTGTTGCGGCTGGCCGAGCGCTTCCCCGGGCCCCTGCCTGTCTGGCGCCCGACGGCCGAGCTGCAGGTGGGCCAGTTCGTGGTGGCCGTCGGGTATCCCCTGAACCTGCAGATCAACGCCACCTTCGGCATCATCAGCACCGTGGACATGACCCTGTACCGGCCCGACCGCATCCCGGTGGACGGCCTCATCGTCACCCAGGCGCCCATGCACCCCGGGAACACCGGCGGCCCGCTGGTCATGCTGGACGGGACGGTGGCCGGGATCAACGGCATCCCCTGGTCCCACGGGATGAATCTGGCGGTGCAGGGCGACGTGGTGCGGCGCGTCGTCAACCAGATCATCGAGTTCGGCCGCGCCACCCATCCGTGGCTGGGTTTCTCCGGCCAGCCCGAGGTCGTCGACCCGGCCCTGGCCCAGCTCTTTGCCCTGCCGGTGGACCGCGGCCTGGTGGTCGGGCACGTGGCCGACAACGGACCCGGCAAGCGGGCCGGGATCAAGCCCTTCGACATGGTGGTGCGCGCCGACGACCAGCCCGTGGTGCACGCCGGCAGCATCCGCAAGGTCCTGGCGTACCGCCGGCCGGGGGAGCGGGCGCGCCTGACCGTCCTCCGCGGCGGCGAGCTGATCGAGCTGGAGTTCCCCGTGGAGGAGATCCCGCGCCTGGCATCGGCGTCGTAA
- a CDS encoding prolipoprotein diacylglyceryl transferase yields MEVNWNPILIQIGPLAIRWYGFFMAVSMAAGLYVLVRDGTRRGYDEDFLYNVSALMIVGGIVGARLVYVLTNPGDYFVPGRYGEIIRVDHGGLSLHGALAGGALAGWWYVRRRLPGSPWAHFQRLLDLAVPGVAIGYMLVRIGNLFNGEVLGNFTTALPFPRHPVQLYASAAGLGLLLLHNRLARRRPPAGYLFWSFLYYYQWWRVVVEETVRDAPIAVPVYSNSAYGIELLTVTQVTTWPLLVLAWWLRRRALAAGIDPEWRHAPAEDEGGTGDRDGAGDQTEAQEPAAAGKDAAAPAGGEGERSASGGRREAGPREPGL; encoded by the coding sequence GTGGAGGTCAACTGGAACCCCATCTTGATCCAGATCGGCCCGCTGGCCATCCGCTGGTACGGCTTCTTCATGGCCGTCTCCATGGCCGCCGGCCTGTACGTGCTGGTGCGGGACGGGACGCGGCGGGGCTACGACGAGGACTTCCTCTACAACGTCAGCGCCCTGATGATCGTCGGAGGCATCGTGGGAGCGCGGCTGGTGTACGTCCTGACCAACCCCGGCGACTACTTCGTCCCCGGCCGCTACGGCGAGATCATCCGGGTCGATCACGGCGGCCTGTCGCTCCACGGCGCGCTGGCGGGCGGGGCGCTGGCAGGCTGGTGGTACGTGCGCCGCCGCCTTCCGGGGTCGCCCTGGGCCCACTTCCAGCGGCTTTTGGACCTGGCGGTGCCGGGCGTGGCCATCGGCTACATGCTGGTGCGCATCGGCAACCTGTTCAACGGCGAGGTGCTGGGCAACTTCACCACGGCCCTGCCCTTCCCGCGCCACCCCGTGCAGCTGTATGCCTCGGCAGCGGGTCTCGGCCTGCTTCTGCTGCACAACCGGCTGGCGCGGCGCCGGCCGCCGGCGGGTTACCTGTTCTGGAGCTTCCTCTATTACTACCAGTGGTGGCGGGTGGTGGTCGAGGAGACGGTGCGGGATGCCCCCATCGCCGTACCGGTCTACAGCAATTCCGCCTACGGCATCGAGCTCCTGACGGTGACCCAGGTGACCACCTGGCCGCTGCTGGTGCTGGCCTGGTGGCTGCGCCGGCGGGCCCTGGCCGCCGGCATCGATCCCGAGTGGCGGCACGCGCCCGCAGAGGACGAGGGCGGAACGGGGGACCGGGACGGCGCAGGGGACCAGACCGAAGCGCAGGAGCCTGCCGCCGCCGGGAAGGACGCCGCCGCGCCCGCGGGCGGTGAGGGCGAGCGTTCGGCTTCGGGCGGACGACGGGAAGCCGGGCCCCGCGAGCCGGGCCTTTGA
- the pruA gene encoding L-glutamate gamma-semialdehyde dehydrogenase codes for MAVPEFRNEPLTDFSQPAARQAMTEALARVRSEFGRHYPLWIGGRAVDTPERIVSYNPGRKTEVVGTVAKATREHAEQALAAAWEAFGEWSRLPAAARAAVLFRAAAIMRRRKLELAAWEVYEAGKTWPEADADVAEAIDFLEYYGRQALRLAEPQPVTPLPGEFNETFYIPLGAGLVVPPWNFPLAILTGTTVGPVVAGNTVILKPASNTPVIGAKFMEIMIEAGIPAGVINFLPGPGPEVGDYLVAHPRIRFINFTGSMEVGLRIYEQAARRQPGQIWLKRVVAEMGGKDAIIVDDSADLEDAANGIVVSAFGFQGQKCSACSRAIVVDSVYDEVLRRVVEKTQQLRVGQADDPETQVGPVIDQAAFQKIMRYIEIGRGEGRLVAGGQGDDREGYFIQPTIFADVDGRATIAQEEIFGPVVAFIRARDFDHALALANDTQYGLTGSVYARDRYKLERAKREFHVGNLYFNRKCTGALVGVHPFGGWNMSGTDAKAGGPDYLLWFLQPKAVSEKL; via the coding sequence ATGGCGGTGCCGGAGTTCCGCAACGAGCCGCTGACGGACTTCTCGCAGCCGGCCGCGCGCCAGGCCATGACCGAGGCCCTGGCTCGGGTGCGGTCGGAATTCGGCCGCCACTACCCGCTGTGGATCGGCGGCCGCGCCGTGGACACGCCGGAACGCATCGTCTCCTACAACCCGGGGCGGAAGACGGAAGTGGTGGGCACGGTGGCCAAGGCCACCCGCGAGCACGCCGAACAGGCCCTGGCGGCTGCATGGGAGGCCTTCGGCGAGTGGAGCCGGCTGCCCGCGGCGGCTCGCGCGGCCGTGCTCTTCCGGGCCGCCGCCATCATGCGCCGGCGCAAGCTGGAGCTGGCGGCCTGGGAAGTCTACGAGGCGGGGAAGACCTGGCCCGAGGCCGACGCCGACGTGGCCGAGGCCATCGACTTCCTGGAGTACTACGGCCGGCAGGCGCTGCGGCTGGCCGAGCCCCAGCCGGTGACGCCGCTGCCCGGCGAGTTCAACGAGACCTTCTACATCCCCCTGGGCGCCGGGCTGGTGGTGCCGCCATGGAACTTCCCCCTGGCCATCCTAACCGGGACCACGGTGGGCCCGGTGGTGGCCGGCAATACCGTGATCCTCAAGCCCGCCAGCAACACGCCGGTGATCGGCGCCAAGTTCATGGAGATCATGATCGAGGCCGGCATCCCGGCGGGCGTGATCAACTTCCTGCCCGGCCCCGGCCCCGAGGTGGGCGATTACCTGGTGGCCCACCCGCGCATCCGGTTCATCAACTTCACCGGGTCCATGGAGGTCGGCCTGCGCATCTACGAGCAGGCGGCGCGCCGGCAACCCGGCCAGATCTGGCTGAAGCGGGTCGTGGCCGAGATGGGCGGCAAGGACGCCATCATCGTCGACGACAGCGCCGACCTGGAGGACGCCGCCAACGGCATCGTGGTCTCCGCCTTCGGCTTCCAGGGGCAGAAGTGCTCGGCCTGCTCGCGGGCCATCGTGGTCGACAGTGTCTACGACGAGGTCCTGCGCCGGGTGGTGGAGAAGACCCAGCAGCTGCGGGTCGGCCAGGCGGACGACCCCGAGACCCAGGTCGGGCCCGTGATCGACCAGGCCGCCTTCCAGAAGATCATGCGCTACATCGAGATCGGCCGCGGCGAGGGCCGGCTGGTGGCCGGCGGCCAGGGGGACGACCGGGAGGGCTACTTCATCCAGCCCACCATCTTCGCCGACGTGGACGGCCGCGCCACCATCGCCCAGGAGGAGATCTTCGGGCCCGTGGTCGCCTTCATTCGCGCCCGGGACTTCGACCACGCCCTGGCCCTGGCCAACGACACCCAGTACGGCCTGACGGGGTCGGTGTACGCCCGCGACCGGTACAAGCTGGAGCGGGCCAAGCGGGAGTTCCACGTGGGCAACCTGTACTTCAACCGCAAGTGCACCGGCGCCCTGGTGGGCGTGCACCCCTTCGGCGGGTGGAACATGTCGGGCACCGACGCCAAGGCGGGCGGGCCGGACTACCTGCTCTGGTTCCTCCAGCCCAAGGCCGTGTCGGAGAAGCTGTAA
- a CDS encoding Fur family transcriptional regulator, translating into MTIRRILETLAQHRYRLTWQRWAVAAAVVVNQDRLLTAEELYSQLKKDYPDIGLATVYRTLDLLVELGLVDRVQVGEGPTKYGLRNADVEIRQQLVCECCGEVAPLDDRQLESLCKHLSHVSGYQISEIEVRVTGICPRCRAAARGEGQAVGRPAAGTARPAAAAADEPAATPARQAR; encoded by the coding sequence GTGACCATCCGCAGGATCCTGGAAACCCTGGCCCAGCACCGGTACCGGCTGACCTGGCAGCGCTGGGCCGTGGCAGCGGCCGTGGTGGTCAACCAGGACCGGCTGCTGACGGCGGAAGAGCTGTATTCGCAGCTCAAGAAGGACTACCCCGACATCGGCCTGGCCACGGTCTACCGGACCCTGGACCTTCTGGTGGAACTCGGGCTGGTGGACCGCGTCCAGGTGGGCGAGGGCCCGACCAAGTACGGCCTGCGCAACGCCGACGTGGAGATCCGCCAGCAGCTGGTGTGCGAGTGCTGCGGGGAAGTGGCACCCCTGGACGACCGGCAGCTGGAGTCCCTGTGCAAGCACCTGTCCCACGTCAGCGGCTACCAGATCTCCGAGATCGAGGTGAGGGTCACCGGCATCTGCCCGCGCTGCCGGGCGGCCGCGCGGGGCGAGGGCCAGGCTGTCGGGAGGCCGGCCGCTGGGACGGCCCGGCCCGCGGCTGCGGCTGCGGACGAACCGGCCGCTACGCCGGCCCGGCAGGCCCGGTGA
- a CDS encoding helix-turn-helix domain-containing protein — protein MDDLGGRLRRIRESRNLSIYEVERRTGMHFTTISKYERNERQPSLDVLRELAALYEVPVTVFLTDELALETVLPPKLAALARQLLDRPALAEACERLAALDDRQVEAVAEFLDRVGLTRRARDGAGSRRRGTAAYPRPAGRTRTSRSTPPAPWDLPAPGGAAEGPPAAHGPGAAQAAPASEPGTGNGGDGLEE, from the coding sequence GTGGACGACCTGGGTGGCCGCCTCCGCCGGATCCGCGAGAGCCGGAACCTCAGCATCTACGAGGTGGAGCGGCGGACGGGGATGCACTTCACCACCATCAGCAAGTACGAGCGCAACGAGCGGCAGCCCAGCCTGGACGTCCTGCGGGAACTGGCGGCCCTCTACGAGGTGCCCGTCACGGTCTTCCTCACCGACGAGCTGGCGCTGGAGACGGTGCTCCCGCCCAAGCTGGCGGCCCTGGCCCGCCAGCTCCTGGACCGGCCTGCCCTGGCCGAGGCGTGCGAGCGCCTGGCGGCGCTGGACGACCGCCAGGTGGAGGCGGTGGCGGAGTTCCTGGACCGGGTGGGCTTGACGCGCAGGGCGCGGGACGGCGCCGGCAGCCGTCGCCGCGGGACGGCCGCCTATCCCCGCCCGGCTGGCCGGACCCGCACGTCCCGTTCCACCCCGCCGGCGCCGTGGGACCTTCCCGCTCCGGGCGGCGCCGCGGAGGGGCCGCCGGCCGCCCACGGACCGGGTGCGGCGCAGGCGGCGCCCGCTTCCGAACCCGGCACCGGCAACGGCGGGGACGGGCTGGAGGAATGA